In one window of Tubulanus polymorphus chromosome 3, tnTubPoly1.2, whole genome shotgun sequence DNA:
- the LOC141901399 gene encoding uncharacterized protein LOC141901399 isoform X2, translating to MLGVIISILEAYGRNNDFRGPAITLPQETVPEWPTCGFKQLTNDHKIVLPKFNIDTVTAYFTYRMAMDNHCTKDIKAIEKGQQLIESQRVQACSILIKSGIVYLTGLVGAAMKKKISYSYQISLSQTTGEFRNSHCECPAGKGPNGTCKHVAAVLLMFANFVSSDGPNAPEILKSCTENLQTFHKPKSVYTGSPVKAGDLPLSKSKKREVSMEDPRPVKYRKSAGYEDYVRGIVLNYCSVSSLDLPIKYKYKKADIKTAAIDHDYLKKTLLEYWVENSIKLNETQAILLERSTRKQAESSQWFQERQLRLTASRFGEIVSSYN from the exons atgcttggagtaatcatttcgAT ATTAGAAGCATACGGCCGTAACAACGATTTTAGGGGACCGGCCATAACATTACCACAAGAAACAGTTCCGGAATGGCCCACATGCGGTTTCAAACAGCTTACAAATGATCATAAGATTGTATTGCCAAAATTCAATATTGACACAGTAACTGCATATTTCACGTATAGAATGGCAATGGACAACCACTGTACCAAAGACATTAAAGCTATTGAGAAGGGTCAGCAGCTCATAGAATCGCAACGTGTTCAAGCCTGCAGTATTCTCATCAAAAGCGGAATTGTTTATCTGACTGGATTAGTTGGTGCTGCTATGAAAAAAAAG ATCTCATACTCGTACCAGATATCATTGTCTCAAACAACTGGTGAATTCAGAAACAGCCATTGTGAGTGCCCTGCCGGTAAGGGTCCTAATGGGACCTGTAAGCATGTCGCGGCTGTACTTTTGATGTTTGCTAATTTTGTGTCATCAGATGGGCCTAACGCTCCCGAAATACTTAAATCGTGTACGGAAAATCTACAAACATTCCATAAGCCCAAGTCTGTTTATACTG GTTCCCCTGTCAAGGCTGGTGACTTACCtctatcaaaatcaaagaaacgCGAGGTATCAATGGAGGATCCAAGGCCTGTGAAATACCGGAAATCAGCTGGATACGAGGATTATGTCCGGGGAATTGTCCTTAATTACTGCTCTGTATCGTCTTTAGACCTACCCATCAAGTATAAGTACAAGAAAGCCGATATCAAAACAGCAGCAATTGACCATGATTATCTGAAAAAAACTTTGCTTGAATATTGGGTGGAAAACTCTATTAAG TTAAATGAAACACAGGcaatattactagaaaggaGTACTAGGAAGCAGGCAGAATCTAGTCAATGGTTTCAGGAAAGGCAGCTACGATTAACTGCATCTCGTTTCGGTGAAATTGTTTCTTCATACAactaa
- the LOC141901399 gene encoding uncharacterized protein LOC141901399 isoform X1, with the protein MSENYGSWTVPKLKQELSRRGAVTYGRKINLIERLEAYGRNNDFRGPAITLPQETVPEWPTCGFKQLTNDHKIVLPKFNIDTVTAYFTYRMAMDNHCTKDIKAIEKGQQLIESQRVQACSILIKSGIVYLTGLVGAAMKKKISYSYQISLSQTTGEFRNSHCECPAGKGPNGTCKHVAAVLLMFANFVSSDGPNAPEILKSCTENLQTFHKPKSVYTGSPVKAGDLPLSKSKKREVSMEDPRPVKYRKSAGYEDYVRGIVLNYCSVSSLDLPIKYKYKKADIKTAAIDHDYLKKTLLEYWVENSIKLNETQAILLERSTRKQAESSQWFQERQLRLTASRFGEIVSSYN; encoded by the exons ATGTCAGAGAATTACGGGTCATGGACTGTACCGAAGCTGAAACAAGAGTTAAGCCGACGAGGTGCGGTAACCTATGGGAGGAAAATCAACCTAATTGAAAG ATTAGAAGCATACGGCCGTAACAACGATTTTAGGGGACCGGCCATAACATTACCACAAGAAACAGTTCCGGAATGGCCCACATGCGGTTTCAAACAGCTTACAAATGATCATAAGATTGTATTGCCAAAATTCAATATTGACACAGTAACTGCATATTTCACGTATAGAATGGCAATGGACAACCACTGTACCAAAGACATTAAAGCTATTGAGAAGGGTCAGCAGCTCATAGAATCGCAACGTGTTCAAGCCTGCAGTATTCTCATCAAAAGCGGAATTGTTTATCTGACTGGATTAGTTGGTGCTGCTATGAAAAAAAAG ATCTCATACTCGTACCAGATATCATTGTCTCAAACAACTGGTGAATTCAGAAACAGCCATTGTGAGTGCCCTGCCGGTAAGGGTCCTAATGGGACCTGTAAGCATGTCGCGGCTGTACTTTTGATGTTTGCTAATTTTGTGTCATCAGATGGGCCTAACGCTCCCGAAATACTTAAATCGTGTACGGAAAATCTACAAACATTCCATAAGCCCAAGTCTGTTTATACTG GTTCCCCTGTCAAGGCTGGTGACTTACCtctatcaaaatcaaagaaacgCGAGGTATCAATGGAGGATCCAAGGCCTGTGAAATACCGGAAATCAGCTGGATACGAGGATTATGTCCGGGGAATTGTCCTTAATTACTGCTCTGTATCGTCTTTAGACCTACCCATCAAGTATAAGTACAAGAAAGCCGATATCAAAACAGCAGCAATTGACCATGATTATCTGAAAAAAACTTTGCTTGAATATTGGGTGGAAAACTCTATTAAG TTAAATGAAACACAGGcaatattactagaaaggaGTACTAGGAAGCAGGCAGAATCTAGTCAATGGTTTCAGGAAAGGCAGCTACGATTAACTGCATCTCGTTTCGGTGAAATTGTTTCTTCATACAactaa